Proteins from a genomic interval of Nostoc sp. TCL240-02:
- a CDS encoding photosystem II manganese-stabilizing polypeptide: MRYRTLIVAFLALCLGLITACSDAPATSSRDVLTYDQIRGTGLANKCPQLAETSRGSIPIDSSQSYAIKELCLEPTSFFIKEEPANKRQEAEFVAGKLLTRYTSTIDQVQGNLKINSDNSLTFEETDGLDFQAITVQLPGGERVPFLFTIKNLVAQTQPSLSSINTSTDFEGTFKVPSYRGAAFLDPKGRGVVSGYDNAVALPAQADDEELTRTNVKRAENLNGKISLQIAKVDSSSGEIAGTFESEQPSDTDLGAGEPKEVKIRGLFFARVESTRS, from the coding sequence ATGAGGTATCGCACTTTAATTGTTGCATTCTTGGCTTTGTGCCTGGGACTAATAACTGCTTGTAGTGATGCTCCTGCTACTAGTAGTAGAGATGTACTTACTTACGACCAAATTCGTGGCACCGGCTTGGCAAACAAATGCCCTCAACTAGCAGAAACAAGCCGTGGTTCCATTCCCATTGATTCTAGCCAGTCTTATGCCATCAAAGAACTTTGCTTAGAACCAACTAGCTTTTTCATCAAAGAAGAACCTGCTAATAAACGCCAAGAAGCAGAATTTGTTGCTGGCAAATTGTTAACTAGATACACTTCCACTATTGACCAGGTGCAAGGCAACCTAAAAATCAACTCAGATAATAGCTTGACCTTTGAGGAAACTGATGGTCTTGACTTCCAAGCCATCACCGTACAACTTCCTGGCGGTGAGCGAGTACCTTTCCTCTTCACTATCAAAAACTTGGTTGCTCAAACCCAACCCAGTTTGAGCAGTATTAACACCTCTACGGACTTTGAAGGCACTTTCAAAGTTCCTTCCTACCGTGGTGCTGCCTTCCTAGATCCCAAAGGTCGTGGTGTCGTCAGTGGCTACGATAATGCCGTGGCTCTCCCCGCCCAAGCCGATGATGAAGAACTTACCCGCACTAACGTCAAGCGTGCTGAAAATCTTAACGGCAAGATTTCTCTGCAAATCGCTAAAGTAGATAGTTCTAGTGGTGAAATTGCTGGTACTTTCGAGAGCGAACAGCCATCTGATACAGACTTAGGTGCTGGCGAACCAAAAGAAGTCAAGATTCGCGGTCTATTTTTTGCACGGGTTGAATCGACTCGTAGCTAA
- the sufC gene encoding Fe-S cluster assembly ATPase SufC, protein MMIENSEVVLSVRNLTANVDGTPILKGVNLDVRSGEIHAIMGPNGSGKSTFSKVLAGHPAYEVTGGEVIFQGQNLLELEPEERARSGVFLAFQYPLEIPGVSNLDFLRVAYNSRRKAQGLEEIDAFDFDDLIEEKLDVVKMNPSFLSRSLNEGFSGGEKKRNEILQMALLEPKLGILDETDSGLDIDALRIVANGVNQLASPDNSTILITHYQRLLDYIVPDFVHVMAQGRIITSGGKELALELESRGYDWVLEEFAAAEVGV, encoded by the coding sequence ATGATGATTGAAAATAGTGAAGTTGTGCTGTCGGTACGGAATCTGACGGCTAATGTTGATGGAACACCGATTTTGAAAGGTGTGAATCTGGATGTGCGATCGGGTGAAATTCATGCGATCATGGGGCCGAATGGTTCTGGTAAGAGTACCTTTTCTAAGGTGTTGGCTGGGCATCCGGCGTATGAGGTGACTGGCGGTGAAGTGATTTTCCAGGGGCAAAATTTGCTGGAATTGGAACCGGAGGAACGCGCTAGAAGTGGTGTGTTTTTGGCGTTTCAGTATCCGTTAGAAATTCCGGGTGTGAGCAATTTGGATTTCTTGCGGGTGGCGTACAATTCTCGTCGCAAGGCGCAAGGTTTAGAGGAAATAGACGCTTTTGATTTTGACGATTTAATTGAGGAAAAGCTGGATGTGGTGAAGATGAATCCCAGTTTTCTCAGTCGGAGTTTGAATGAAGGATTTTCTGGTGGTGAGAAGAAGCGGAATGAAATTCTGCAAATGGCGTTGCTGGAACCAAAGTTAGGAATTTTGGATGAAACTGATTCGGGTTTGGATATTGACGCACTCAGAATTGTGGCGAATGGGGTAAATCAACTGGCAAGTCCAGACAATTCGACAATTTTGATTACTCACTATCAGCGATTACTCGATTATATTGTGCCTGATTTTGTCCATGTGATGGCACAGGGGCGGATTATTACGAGTGGTGGTAAGGAACTGGCGCTGGAATTAGAGTCTCGCGGTTATGACTGGGTGCTAGAAGAATTTGCAGCGGCTGAGGTGGGTGTGTAA
- the sufR gene encoding iron-sulfur cluster biosynthesis transcriptional regulator SufR, whose product MATTHQSSTKQDILEYLHKHEKATALELAEVLDVTPQAIRRHLKDLETEELVLYSTSVQAAGMGRPQHLYELSRQGRDRLHRTMSDRFGDGHGNFAVSLLDTLAETVGDDQFKSILEKQWQRKAKEYRDRVGNGSLRERVANLVELRKAEGFMAEYHAVDVNDSFESDRFILMEHNCAISNVAESFPSICGHELEMFAAVLPDCTVERTHWIIDGEHRCGYLVQVRH is encoded by the coding sequence ATGGCGACTACCCACCAGTCCTCAACCAAGCAAGATATCCTTGAGTATCTGCACAAACACGAAAAAGCAACGGCTTTAGAGCTAGCTGAAGTTTTAGACGTTACCCCCCAAGCAATTCGTCGCCATCTCAAAGATTTGGAGACGGAGGAGCTAGTTTTGTATTCTACATCAGTGCAGGCGGCGGGGATGGGGCGGCCGCAGCATCTTTATGAATTGAGTCGTCAAGGACGCGATCGCTTGCATCGAACAATGAGCGATCGCTTTGGTGATGGCCACGGCAATTTTGCGGTTTCGCTGCTAGACACCTTAGCGGAAACGGTAGGAGACGACCAATTTAAATCGATTTTAGAGAAACAGTGGCAGCGTAAAGCCAAAGAATATCGCGATCGCGTCGGTAATGGTTCACTGCGAGAACGTGTAGCCAACTTAGTAGAGTTAAGAAAAGCGGAAGGCTTCATGGCGGAGTATCACGCTGTTGATGTAAATGACTCCTTTGAGAGCGATCGCTTCATCTTAATGGAGCATAACTGTGCCATTTCCAACGTTGCCGAGTCTTTTCCTAGTATCTGCGGTCACGAACTAGAAATGTTTGCAGCCGTATTACCAGATTGTACCGTAGAGCGCACCCACTGGATTATTGATGGCGAACATCGTTGTGGCTATTTAGTACAAGTTCGCCATTAG
- a CDS encoding RNA polymerase sigma factor SigF — MPTTVTNELKHEIWQLLREYQQYRSENVRNQLVKLNFGLVRKEAHYWTNQCHETYDDLLQVGCLGLIRAIEKFELSKGHAFSSYALPYIRGEIQHYLRDKGVTVRIPRKWLALQQQAIGVSRSWREKHNRQPTDTELATALEISPNEWQEIKLAWINRAPLSLDVPIQDGEEGSTCLGELVPDPHYRSFQLAQEDQLRLQQALVQLEQRTRDVLECVFLQDLTQKQVAEHLGISVVTVSRRVKKGLDLMKQLMGVADD, encoded by the coding sequence ATGCCTACCACAGTCACCAATGAACTAAAACATGAAATTTGGCAATTATTGCGAGAATATCAGCAATATCGGTCAGAAAATGTTCGCAATCAACTGGTAAAACTCAATTTTGGACTTGTGAGAAAAGAAGCTCACTACTGGACGAATCAATGTCATGAAACCTACGATGATTTGCTCCAGGTTGGATGTTTGGGTTTAATCAGAGCGATTGAAAAATTTGAACTTTCCAAGGGACATGCCTTTAGTTCCTATGCTCTTCCTTATATTCGGGGTGAAATTCAACACTATCTCCGAGATAAAGGTGTCACCGTGCGAATTCCTCGGAAGTGGTTAGCACTCCAACAGCAAGCAATAGGAGTGTCACGTTCTTGGCGTGAAAAGCATAATCGCCAACCAACAGATACCGAATTAGCAACAGCGCTAGAAATTTCTCCAAACGAATGGCAAGAAATTAAGTTAGCGTGGATAAATCGCGCTCCCTTGAGTCTTGATGTGCCAATCCAAGATGGAGAAGAAGGTTCTACTTGTTTGGGAGAATTGGTTCCCGATCCTCACTATCGCAGCTTTCAGTTGGCACAAGAAGACCAACTTCGCTTGCAACAAGCATTGGTTCAACTCGAACAACGCACCCGTGATGTTTTAGAATGCGTGTTTTTACAAGATTTGACACAAAAACAAGTTGCAGAACATCTCGGGATAAGTGTGGTGACAGTTTCCCGTAGAGTCAAGAAAGGTCTGGATTTGATGAAACAGCTTATGGGTGTAGCAGACGATTAA
- the sufD gene encoding Fe-S cluster assembly protein SufD, protein MSIQVSPSAIPNSNTVSLTSILDKDTYLTELLNQVTAPKTEGWLQELREGATSWVRHSTIPTTREEEWRFTDLSSLRKVQFNNVEMRKFASLQFDILPEAATSRLVFVNGVFAPELSAVLDLPSGIVVSNLAGLSVVEQQAVQQYLAQAEGAQEVFTALNTSGITDAAVVWVKKNVVVETPIHLVFISVVGETATISQPRCLVVAESGSQVTLVEEYTNREDAKEEVYLTNAVTEVWVGDNAEVSHTRIEQEGAEAFHIGKTAIAQSRDSRYTCHAITLGAKLSRHNLEILQTGEQTQTTLNGLTIISGKQLADTHSVIALNYPHGTSDQLHKCIVGDRAHAVFNGKVFVPKPAQLTNAAQLNRNLLLSSKARVDTKPQLEITADNVKCAHGATVSQLEDDEIFYLQSRGIDENDARKLLINAFAAEVINEIPVPSLREILLNTVNNLKSLTNE, encoded by the coding sequence ATGAGTATTCAAGTATCTCCTAGTGCAATACCTAATTCAAATACAGTCAGTTTGACATCAATCTTAGATAAAGATACCTATCTAACTGAATTGTTAAATCAGGTAACTGCACCTAAAACAGAGGGATGGTTACAGGAATTACGTGAAGGTGCTACTAGTTGGGTACGCCACTCGACTATTCCCACCACCCGCGAGGAAGAATGGCGATTTACTGATTTGTCGTCTCTACGAAAGGTGCAATTTAATAATGTAGAGATGCGAAAATTCGCGTCTCTACAATTTGATATTTTGCCAGAAGCGGCTACTAGTCGTTTGGTATTTGTGAATGGCGTTTTTGCACCGGAGTTATCAGCAGTTTTAGATTTGCCATCTGGAATTGTGGTGAGTAATTTGGCTGGTTTGTCTGTGGTTGAGCAGCAAGCTGTGCAGCAGTATTTAGCTCAAGCTGAGGGAGCGCAGGAGGTTTTTACTGCTCTCAATACGTCTGGGATAACTGATGCAGCTGTGGTGTGGGTGAAGAAGAATGTGGTAGTTGAAACGCCAATTCATTTGGTGTTTATTTCGGTTGTGGGTGAGACGGCGACGATTTCGCAGCCTCGTTGTTTGGTAGTGGCGGAAAGTGGTTCCCAGGTGACGTTGGTTGAGGAGTATACGAACCGCGAAGACGCGAAGGAAGAAGTTTACTTAACTAACGCGGTTACGGAAGTTTGGGTTGGTGACAATGCCGAGGTGAGTCACACTAGGATTGAGCAAGAAGGTGCAGAGGCTTTTCATATTGGGAAAACTGCGATCGCACAGTCCCGTGATAGTCGATATACTTGTCATGCCATAACTTTGGGTGCAAAGTTGTCGCGGCACAATTTGGAAATTTTGCAAACTGGTGAGCAGACACAAACTACTCTCAATGGTTTGACGATAATTTCTGGTAAGCAGTTAGCTGATACTCACAGTGTGATCGCACTTAACTATCCTCACGGTACAAGCGATCAATTGCATAAATGTATTGTAGGCGATCGCGCTCATGCGGTGTTCAATGGTAAAGTTTTTGTACCCAAACCAGCGCAGTTGACAAATGCAGCCCAGTTGAATCGCAATTTGCTACTATCATCGAAAGCCAGAGTTGATACCAAACCCCAATTGGAAATCACTGCGGATAATGTAAAGTGCGCTCACGGTGCTACCGTTAGCCAATTGGAAGATGATGAAATATTCTATCTGCAAAGCCGGGGAATTGATGAAAACGATGCTCGGAAGTTGTTAATCAACGCCTTCGCTGCTGAAGTTATCAACGAAATACCAGTTCCCTCTCTGCGAGAAATCCTTTTAAACACAGTCAATAATCTCAAGTCCCTGACTAATGAGTAA
- a CDS encoding cysteine desulfurase: protein MTFTSTKTLADKVRADFPILHQEVNGKPLVYLDNAATSQKPLFVLNTLRDYYEHYNANVHRGAHSLSAKATDAYEGARDKVAKFINAASRQEIVYTRNASEAINLVAYSWGMNNLQPGDEIILSVMEHHSNIVPWQLVARKTGAVLKFVELTPEETFDLEQFKKLISEKTKLVSVVHISNTLGCINPVEEIGAIAHKYGAKFLVDACQSVPHYPVDVQKIDCDWLVASGHKMCAPTGIGFLYGKLELLESMPPFFGGGEMIAEVYLDHSTYAELPHKFEAGTPAIGEAIALGAAIDYLSSIGMDKIHAYEAELTAYLFQQLEQIPQIRIYGPKPNTKKEGRAALASFTAGEVHANDLSTLLDQEGVAIRSGHHCTQPLHRYLGLAATARASLSFYNTREEIDIFIKALKETLDFFAGFLA, encoded by the coding sequence ATGACTTTCACCTCTACCAAAACCCTTGCTGATAAAGTTCGCGCTGACTTCCCGATATTGCATCAGGAAGTCAACGGGAAACCCCTGGTTTATCTCGATAATGCGGCGACATCGCAAAAGCCTTTATTCGTATTAAATACCCTACGGGATTATTACGAACACTATAATGCTAACGTGCATCGAGGTGCCCATTCCCTGAGCGCCAAAGCTACCGATGCTTATGAAGGTGCTAGAGATAAAGTTGCCAAATTCATCAATGCTGCATCCCGTCAAGAAATCGTCTACACCCGCAACGCCAGCGAAGCGATTAACCTAGTAGCTTACAGTTGGGGAATGAATAATTTGCAGCCTGGAGATGAAATTATTCTGTCGGTGATGGAACACCACAGTAATATTGTGCCTTGGCAATTGGTGGCGCGAAAAACGGGTGCAGTATTAAAATTTGTAGAATTAACACCAGAAGAAACTTTTGATTTAGAACAGTTTAAAAAGCTGATTTCCGAAAAGACAAAGTTAGTGTCAGTGGTGCATATTTCTAATACTTTGGGTTGCATTAATCCAGTGGAAGAGATTGGTGCGATCGCACACAAATATGGTGCTAAATTCTTAGTTGATGCTTGTCAAAGTGTTCCCCACTACCCTGTAGATGTGCAGAAGATAGATTGTGATTGGTTGGTAGCATCTGGTCATAAAATGTGCGCTCCAACTGGGATAGGATTTCTGTATGGCAAGTTGGAATTATTAGAATCAATGCCACCATTTTTTGGTGGTGGTGAGATGATTGCAGAGGTGTATTTAGACCATTCCACTTATGCAGAATTACCGCATAAATTTGAAGCTGGTACACCTGCAATTGGAGAAGCGATCGCACTTGGTGCTGCAATAGATTATCTTAGCAGTATCGGTATGGATAAAATTCACGCCTACGAAGCAGAATTAACAGCTTATTTGTTCCAACAATTAGAGCAAATTCCCCAAATTAGAATTTACGGCCCCAAACCAAATACTAAAAAGGAAGGTAGAGCTGCACTTGCGTCATTCACCGCCGGAGAAGTCCACGCTAACGACTTATCTACATTATTAGATCAAGAAGGCGTTGCTATCCGTTCTGGACATCACTGTACTCAACCATTACACCGTTACTTAGGTCTTGCTGCAACCGCACGAGCAAGTCTATCTTTCTACAACACCCGCGAAGAAATTGATATTTTCATCAAAGCACTGAAAGAAACCCTCGACTTTTTTGCAGGTTTCCTTGCTTAA
- a CDS encoding YbjQ family protein: MIITTTDVIQGAVIESYLGIVTAEVVYGSNFLRDFLAGIRDIIGGRTASYERLFEQGQRKALEELEQRAQRLGANAVIGIEIDTGTINLDQSGVLLLITATGTAVKMR, from the coding sequence ATGATTATAACTACTACCGATGTAATTCAAGGAGCCGTGATTGAGTCATATTTAGGTATTGTAACAGCCGAAGTAGTCTACGGCAGCAATTTCTTACGGGATTTTTTGGCTGGTATTCGCGATATTATCGGTGGACGCACTGCTAGCTATGAGCGTCTATTTGAGCAGGGTCAACGCAAGGCATTAGAAGAATTAGAACAACGGGCACAACGTTTAGGAGCAAATGCTGTAATCGGGATTGAAATTGATACTGGCACAATTAATCTTGACCAATCAGGAGTTCTTTTGTTGATTACTGCCACAGGCACTGCTGTAAAAATGCGTTAG
- the sufB gene encoding Fe-S cluster assembly protein SufB: protein MSATVKTLVNQPYKYGFVTDIEADTIPRGLDEDVIRLISSKKNEPQFMLDFRLRAYRQWQKMTEPTWPNVKYPPINYQDIIYYSAPKRKKEKLNSLDEVDPTLLETFEKLGISLSEQKRLANVAVDAIFDSVSVATTFKEKLAEDGVIFCSFSEALQEHPELIKKYLGSVVPIADNYFAALNAAVFSDGSFVYIPKGVKCPMELSTYFRINSGDTGQFERTLIVAEEGSYVSYLEGCTAPMYDSNQLHAAVVELVALDNAEIKYSTVQNWYAGDANGKGGIYNFVTKRGLCQGVNSKISWTQVETGSAITWKYPSCVLVGDNSVGEFYSVALTNHQQQADTGSKMIHVGKNTRSTIISKGISAGNSSNSYRGLVKVNPTAKGARNYSQCDSMLIGDNAHANTFPYIQVQNNTAKVEHEASTSKIGEDQLFYFAQRGISSEDAISMMISGFCKDVFNQLPMEFAVEADKLLSLKLEGSVG, encoded by the coding sequence ATGAGTGCCACTGTCAAAACCTTAGTCAACCAACCCTACAAGTACGGCTTTGTCACCGATATTGAAGCCGACACTATTCCGCGTGGACTAGACGAGGACGTTATCCGCTTGATCTCCTCTAAGAAGAACGAGCCGCAGTTCATGCTGGACTTTCGCCTCAGAGCTTATCGCCAGTGGCAAAAAATGACGGAACCAACTTGGCCGAATGTCAAGTATCCGCCAATAAATTATCAGGATATCATTTACTATTCAGCGCCAAAACGTAAGAAAGAAAAGCTCAACAGCCTGGATGAAGTCGATCCAACCCTTTTAGAAACCTTTGAAAAGTTAGGTATTTCCCTATCTGAACAGAAGCGACTGGCAAATGTCGCCGTTGATGCAATTTTCGATAGCGTTTCTGTCGCCACTACATTTAAAGAAAAGTTAGCGGAAGATGGTGTTATTTTCTGTTCGTTTTCGGAAGCGTTGCAAGAACATCCAGAACTGATCAAAAAATATTTAGGTAGCGTTGTTCCTATCGCTGACAATTATTTTGCCGCCTTGAACGCTGCTGTATTTAGCGATGGTTCTTTTGTCTATATTCCTAAAGGCGTAAAATGCCCAATGGAACTGTCTACCTACTTCCGCATCAACTCTGGTGATACGGGACAATTTGAGCGGACTTTGATTGTCGCCGAAGAAGGTAGTTATGTTTCTTACCTCGAAGGTTGCACCGCACCGATGTATGACAGCAACCAGTTGCACGCCGCCGTTGTAGAACTAGTCGCCCTCGACAACGCCGAAATTAAATACTCCACCGTCCAAAATTGGTACGCTGGCGATGCCAATGGTAAGGGCGGTATTTACAACTTTGTCACCAAACGCGGTTTGTGTCAGGGCGTAAATTCCAAGATTTCCTGGACTCAAGTAGAAACAGGTTCAGCAATTACTTGGAAATATCCTAGCTGTGTGCTGGTGGGTGATAACTCTGTGGGTGAGTTTTACTCGGTGGCGCTGACAAATCATCAGCAGCAAGCTGATACGGGTAGTAAGATGATTCACGTAGGTAAGAATACCCGCAGTACAATTATTTCTAAAGGAATCTCCGCAGGTAATTCTAGTAATAGTTACCGGGGTTTGGTGAAAGTTAATCCGACAGCTAAGGGGGCGAGAAATTATTCTCAGTGTGATTCAATGCTGATTGGGGATAATGCCCATGCGAATACTTTCCCTTATATCCAAGTGCAAAATAACACTGCGAAAGTGGAGCATGAAGCTTCTACTTCTAAGATTGGGGAAGATCAGTTATTTTACTTTGCTCAACGGGGTATTTCTTCAGAAGATGCGATTTCAATGATGATTAGCGGCTTCTGTAAGGATGTTTTCAATCAGCTACCGATGGAGTTTGCTGTGGAAGCTGATAAGTTGTTGAGTTTGAAGTTGGAAGGCAGTGTTGGATAA
- a CDS encoding tetratricopeptide repeat protein yields the protein MYKPTSFVFSVVLLGCFAFTIPSVAQAQVLVAQAKNPQLKQLLEEGRRLVDSGDYGGAIAVYQQAASLDPKNAKIHSGIGYLYAQQGNYQAALTSYRRAIAINPNNSDFYYAVGYIKANLGDTAGAKEGYRRAIQLNRNNVNAYLGLAVTQSRMGDYNAATWAYQQAIDLDKNNAQTYELMGSMYKQRRQTKQANSLLQKARDLYKRRNDLQGVDRVEAMLRQLGG from the coding sequence GTGTACAAGCCGACATCATTCGTGTTTAGTGTGGTGTTACTAGGATGTTTTGCCTTCACCATACCTTCAGTAGCTCAAGCTCAGGTATTAGTGGCGCAAGCCAAAAACCCACAATTAAAGCAACTACTAGAAGAAGGACGGAGGTTAGTAGATAGTGGCGATTATGGTGGTGCGATCGCAGTTTATCAACAAGCAGCTAGTCTAGATCCCAAAAATGCTAAAATTCATTCAGGCATTGGCTACTTATACGCTCAACAGGGAAATTACCAGGCAGCACTAACTTCTTACCGTCGTGCGATCGCCATCAACCCTAACAACAGTGATTTTTATTACGCTGTGGGTTACATCAAAGCCAATTTGGGAGACACTGCTGGAGCAAAAGAAGGCTACCGTCGGGCCATACAGCTAAACCGTAATAACGTTAACGCCTATTTAGGATTAGCTGTAACGCAATCTCGTATGGGAGACTATAATGCTGCTACTTGGGCATACCAACAAGCAATAGATTTGGATAAAAACAACGCCCAGACCTATGAGTTGATGGGTTCGATGTATAAACAGCGACGACAAACCAAACAAGCCAACAGCTTGCTTCAAAAAGCCCGCGACTTGTACAAGCGGCGCAATGACTTACAAGGAGTGGACAGAGTAGAAGCTATGCTGCGGCAGTTAGGAGGATGA